The Lachnospiraceae bacterium oral taxon 500 genome window below encodes:
- a CDS encoding molecular chaperone HtpG has protein sequence MIMEKGNLSIHSENIFPIIKKWLYSDLDIFVRELVSNGCDAMTKLKKMTSLGEISLGEAADYRVDVTVSEKDGTITFSDRGIGMTEEEVKKYINQIAFSGAYDFLEKYKDKDEGEQIIGHFGLGFYSAFMVAEKVEIQTLSCQEGAAPVKWTCDGGSEYEMAEGSRSRYGTDIILTVNEDGKKFLSEWTMRDTLRKYCSFMPYPIYLTNADAEPEKDEAGNIIVKEETPVNTPAPLYLKNPSEVTEDEYKEFYRKTFMDFSEPHFWIHLNMDYPFRLKGILYFPKLKNEFDTMEGQIKLYNSQVFIADNIKEVIPEFLLLLKGVIDCPDLPLNVSRSFLQNDGFVKKLSDYITKKVADKLNSLFKKERKEAYEKFWPDIHPFIKYGCLRDEKFFEKVRDILLFKDIAGDYLTLTEYREKTSADTVYYFTDRKLQASYIASFVKNGLDAVELAHTIDQPFLQKLEAEDKEHKLHFLRIDSDVTAEMKTDESISDDVKKSLAENLEKIFRKALAKDSLTIAVEPLKDPQVSGMILLSEEKRRMQDMNKLYGFMGLDLGGEADETLLLNKNNSLVKYLLENPGAPEETVALLCHQIYDLAGLSHKPLEPERMTAFLERSNQLLERLLNVEK, from the coding sequence CTGATTATGGAAAAAGGTAATTTATCGATTCATAGCGAAAATATTTTCCCGATTATAAAAAAATGGCTCTACTCAGACCTTGATATCTTTGTCCGGGAGCTGGTTTCCAATGGTTGTGATGCCATGACCAAACTGAAAAAAATGACTTCTCTGGGAGAAATCAGCTTAGGCGAAGCCGCTGATTACCGGGTTGACGTCACAGTCAGCGAAAAGGACGGCACCATCACCTTTTCTGACCGCGGTATTGGTATGACTGAAGAAGAAGTTAAAAAATATATCAATCAAATCGCCTTTTCCGGCGCTTATGACTTTTTGGAAAAATACAAAGACAAAGACGAAGGTGAGCAAATCATCGGCCATTTCGGATTGGGCTTTTATTCCGCTTTTATGGTGGCTGAAAAAGTTGAGATTCAGACGCTTTCCTGCCAGGAAGGCGCTGCCCCCGTCAAATGGACCTGCGACGGCGGCTCGGAATATGAAATGGCGGAAGGCAGCCGGTCCCGGTACGGCACCGATATCATTTTAACGGTCAATGAGGACGGCAAAAAGTTTCTGAGTGAATGGACCATGCGCGACACCTTGCGTAAGTATTGTTCCTTTATGCCCTATCCCATTTATTTGACCAATGCCGACGCCGAGCCGGAAAAAGACGAGGCCGGCAACATCATTGTCAAGGAAGAAACGCCGGTGAATACCCCTGCACCGCTGTATTTAAAGAATCCCAGCGAAGTGACCGAGGACGAATACAAGGAGTTTTACCGCAAAACCTTTATGGATTTCAGCGAGCCGCATTTTTGGATTCATTTGAACATGGATTACCCCTTCCGGCTGAAAGGAATCCTGTATTTCCCCAAGCTGAAAAACGAGTTTGACACGATGGAAGGGCAGATTAAGCTGTATAACAGCCAGGTTTTCATTGCCGACAACATCAAGGAAGTGATTCCCGAGTTCTTGCTCCTGTTAAAAGGCGTGATTGACTGTCCGGATCTGCCGCTCAATGTTTCCCGCAGCTTTTTGCAGAACGATGGCTTCGTTAAAAAGCTAAGCGACTATATCACCAAAAAAGTCGCCGACAAGCTGAATTCCCTGTTTAAAAAGGAGCGCAAGGAGGCCTATGAAAAGTTTTGGCCGGACATTCACCCCTTTATCAAATACGGCTGCCTGCGCGACGAGAAGTTTTTTGAGAAAGTCAGGGATATCCTGCTCTTCAAGGATATCGCCGGCGATTATTTAACTCTGACCGAATACCGGGAAAAGACCTCGGCCGATACGGTCTATTACTTTACCGACCGCAAACTTCAGGCTTCTTATATTGCTTCTTTCGTCAAAAACGGACTGGATGCGGTCGAACTGGCGCATACAATTGACCAGCCTTTCCTCCAAAAATTAGAAGCCGAGGATAAAGAGCACAAGCTTCATTTTCTGCGGATTGATTCCGATGTCACCGCTGAAATGAAAACCGATGAAAGTATCAGTGATGATGTCAAAAAAAGTCTGGCTGAAAATCTGGAAAAGATTTTCCGGAAAGCGCTGGCCAAGGATTCGCTGACCATTGCGGTCGAACCGCTGAAAGACCCGCAGGTTTCCGGTATGATTCTTTTATCGGAAGAAAAGCGGCGGATGCAGGATATGAATAAACTCTACGGCTTTATGGGACTGGATTTGGGCGGCGAAGCCGATGAAACTTTGCTGCTCAATAAGAACAATTCACTGGTCAAATATCTGCTCGAAAATCCGGGCGCACCAGAAGAAACCGTAGCGCTGCTTTGCCATCAGATTTACGATTTAGCGGGACTTAGCCACAAACCGCTGGAGCCGGAGCGGATGACCGCCTTTCTGGAACGAAGCAATCAGCTCTTAGAGCGGCTGCTGAATGTGGAGAAATAA
- a CDS encoding antitoxin, with the protein MPFEITADPFYSSENTAVLDRRIADIKAGRNISEHELIEAE; encoded by the coding sequence ATTCCTTTCGAGATAACGGCGGATCCTTTTTATTCATCTGAGAATACAGCTGTCTTGGATAGGAGAATCGCTGATATCAAAGCCGGCCGCAATATTTCCGAGCATGAATTGATCGAGGCGGAATAA